In Helianthus annuus cultivar XRQ/B chromosome 9, HanXRQr2.0-SUNRISE, whole genome shotgun sequence, the following are encoded in one genomic region:
- the LOC110877760 gene encoding uncharacterized protein LOC110877760, with protein MATDQTFISRRPKKNRNRTTTTGNIMLNAPPDSTPNFITPKTSPAAVIAPRKVPVLYYLTRNGHIEHPHLIDVPLSSLDGLFLRDVMNTLNYHRGKGMANMYSWSFKRSYKNGYVWHDLSEDDLIDVTNGHDYVLKGSELLQVQPPDESNHTVDDSSAAPVAIIRRRNQSWSSFDNPQEYMVVKCESSRELAANFAADAATQTEEQRRRRSVDGGMKEQVVMPVGTEEIPSPPPSNSSSEEVNGARYVDRTVEDQHGRMKASQVLMQLITCGAPSSRLKMQTG; from the exons ATGGCCACCGATCAGACTTTCATCTCCAGAAGGCCCAAGAAGAATCGCAATCGAACCACTACTACTGGAAACATCATGCTCAATGCTCCTCCTGATTCAACCCCTAACTTCATCACACCTAAAACGTCTCCGGCTGCCGTCATCGCACCCAGAAAAGTTCCAGTTCTCTATTATCTCACTCGAAACGGTCACATTGAGCATCCGCATCTTATCGATGTTCCTCTCTCTTCTCTTGACGGTCTATTCCTTAGAG ATGTTATGAATACCTTGAATTATCACAGAGGAAAAGGAATGGCAAACATGTATTCATGGTCATTCAAACG GAGCTACAAAAACGGATACGTATGGCATGATCTATCAGAAGACGACTTAATCGACGTAACAAACGGTCATGATTACGTCCTCAAAGGATCAGAGCTTCTTCAAGTTCAACCACCGGATGAATCAAACCACACCGTAGACGATAGCAGCGCTGCACCGGTGGCTATTATTAGAAGACGGAATCAATCATGGAGCTCGTTTGATAATCCACAAGAATACATGGTTGTGAAATGCGAATCAAGCAGAGAACTGGCTGCGAATTTTGCGGCTGATGCAGCGACACAGACTGAGGAGCAACGGAGGCGGCGGAGTGTTGATGGAGGTATGAAGGAGCAGGTGGTGATGCCGGTGGGGACGGAAGAGATTCCGTCTCCACCGCCTTCGAATTCGAGCTCGGAGGAAGTGAATGGAGCAAGATATGTTGATCGGACGGTGGAGGATCAACATGGTAGGATGAAGGCTTCACAGGTGCTGATGCAGCTGATTACTTGTGGGGCCCCATCTTCTAGGTTAAAGATGCAAACAGGGTAA